The proteins below come from a single Drosophila miranda strain MSH22 chromosome Y unlocalized genomic scaffold, D.miranda_PacBio2.1 Contig_Y1_pilon, whole genome shotgun sequence genomic window:
- the LOC117192062 gene encoding mRNA export factor-like → MFGATQSSNRMNDFEVASPPDDSVSALEFSPSTLPSKNFLIAGSWDSSVRCWEVEQNGATVPKSIKSMGGPVLDVCWSDDGTKVFMASCDKQVKLWDLGSDQVMQVAAHDGPVKTCHMVKGPNYKCLMTGSWDKTLKFWDTRSPNPMMAINLPERCYCADVEYPMAVVGTASRGLIIYSLQNTPSEYKRQESPLKYQHRTISIFRDKKKEPTGYALGSIEGRVAIQYVNPANPKDNFTFKCHRSTSTSGFQDIYAVNDIAFHPVHGTLVTVGSDGTFSFWDKDARTKLKSSDAMDQSITKCGFNSNGQIFAYAVGYDWSKGHEYFNPGKKTQIFLRSCYDELKPRIN, encoded by the exons ATGTTTGGGGCCACACAATCATCGAATCGCATGAACGATTTCGAGGTGGCATCGCCGCCCGACGACTCTGTTTCGGCATTGGAGTTCAGCCCAAGCACATTGCCTTCCAAAAACTTCCTGATTGCCGGCAGCTGGGACAGCAGCGTACGTTGTTGGGAGGTGGAACAGAATGGAGCAACAGTGCCAAAATCGATAAAATCAATGGGCGGACCAGTGCTCGATGTGTGCTGGTCTGACGATGGTACGAAAGTGTTTATGGCGTCCTGCGATAAGCAAGTAAAGCTCTGGGACTTGGGATCGGATCAAGTAATGCAAGTGGCGGCTCACGATGGGCCAGTAAAAACATGTCACATGGTAAAGGGGCCGAACTACAAGTGTCTGATGACAGGATCCTGGGATAAAACATTGAAG TTTTGGGATACCCGATCGCCCAACCCAATGATGGCAATTAACTTACCTGAACGCTGCTATTGTGCGGATGTGGAGTATCCCATGGCCGTTGTGGGCACTGCATCGCGGGGCCTAATCATATACTCGTTGCAGAACACTCCTAGCGAGTACAAGCGGCAGGAGAGTCCATTGAAATATCAGCATCGCACCATATCGATTTTTAGGGATAAGAAAAAAGAGCCCACTGGATACGCTTTGGGCAGTATTGAGGGTCGCGTGGCCATCCAATACGTGAATCCGGCTAATCCCAAAGATAACTTCACGTTCAAGTGTCATCGCTCCACAAGCACCTCTGGCTTCCAGGACATTTACGCCGTAAACGACATAGCATTCCATCCGGTGCATGGCACTCTGGTCACAGTCGGCTCTGATGGCACATTCAGCTTCTGGGATAAGGACGCCCGTACTAAGCTCAAGTCTAGCGATGCCATGGATCAGTCTATAACCAAGTGCGGATTTAATTCGAATGGCCAAATATTCGCTTACGCGGTTGGATACGATTGGTCAAAGGGCCATGAGTACTTCAATCCAGGAAAGAAGACACAAATTTTCTTGCGCTCGTGCTACGATGAATTAAAGCCAAGGATCAATTGA
- the LOC117192063 gene encoding mRNA export factor-like, protein MFGATQSSNRMNDFEVASPPDDSVSALEFSPSTLPSKNFLIAGSWDSSVRCWEVEQNGATVPKSIKSMGGPVLDVCWSDDGTKVFMASCDKQVKLWDLGSDQVMQVAAHDGPVKTCHMVKGPNWDKTLKFWDTRSPNPMMAINLPERCYCADGEYPMAVVGTASRGLIIYSLQNTPIEYKRQESPLKYQHRTISIFRDKKKEPTGYALGSIEGRVAIQYVNPANPKDNFTFKCHRSTSTSGFQDIYAVNDIAFHPVHGTLVTVGSDGTFSFWDKDARTKLKSSNAMDQSITKCGFNSNGQIFAYAV, encoded by the exons ATGTTTGGGGCCACACAATCATCGAATCGCATGAACGATTTCGAGGTGGCATCGCCGCCCGACGACTCTGTTTCGGCATTGGAGTTCAGCCCAAGCACATTGCCTTCCAAAAACTTCCTGATTGCCGGCAGCTGGGACAGCAGCGTACGTTGTTGGGAGGTGGAACAGAATGGAGCAACAGTGCCAAAATCGATAAAATCAATGGGCGGACCAGTGCTCGATGTGTGCTGGTCTGACGATGGTACGAAAGTGTTTATGGCGTCCTGCGATAAGCAAGTAAAGCTCTGGGACTTGGGATCGGATCAAGTAATGCAAGTGGCGGCTCACGATGGGCCAGTAAAAACATGTCACATGGTAAAGGGGCCGAACTGGGATAAAACATTGAAG TTTTGGGATACCCGATCGCCTAACCCAATGATGGCAATTAACTTACCTGAACGCTGCTATTGTGCGGATGGGGAGTATCCCATGGCCGTTGTGGGCACTGCATCGCGGGGCCTAATCATATACTCGTTGCAGAACACTCCTATCGAGTACAAGCGGCAGGAGAGTCCATTGAAATATCAGCATCGCACCATATCGATTTTTAGGGATAAGAAAAAAGAGCCCACTGGATACGCTTTGGGCAGTATTGAGGGTCGCGTGGCCATCCAATACGTGAACCCGGCTAATCCCAAAGATAACTTCACGTTCAAGTGTCATCGCTCCACAAGCACCTCTGGCTTCCAGGACATTTACGCCGTAAACGACATAGCATTCCACCCGGTGCATGGCACTCTGGTCACAGTCGGCTCTGATGGCACATTCAGCTTCTGGGATAAGGACGCCCGTACTAAGCTCAAGTCTAGCAATGCCATGGATCAGTCTATAACCAAGTGCGGATTTAATTCGAATGGCCAAATATTCGCTTACGCGGTTTGA
- the LOC117192068 gene encoding NADH dehydrogenase [ubiquinone] 1 beta subcomplex subunit 3-like: protein FPHGEPYKVPHPSIYKVENVPQLVEVKEALGRQGLSDPWLRNEAWRYEKKAFGTHRSRLNAFLFRGLGVGFCAFLATIAVEYGLGTGKGQGGHGHGHDDKGHH, encoded by the exons TTTCCTCACGGAGAACCCTACAAGGTGCCACATCCATCGATCTACAAGGTGGAAAACGTGCCACAGCTGGTGGAAGTGAAAGAAGCTCTGGGTCGCCAGGGATTGAGTGATCCATGGCTGAG GAATGAAGCCTGGCGCTACGAGAAGAAGGCCTTCGGCACCCACAGATCTCGTCTGAACGCCTTTCTCTTCCGCGGTCTCGGCGTTGGCTTTTGCGCCTTTCTTGCGACCATCGCCGTCGAGTACGGTTTGGGCACTGGCAAGGGCCAGGGCGGCCATGGGCACGGTCACGACGACAAAGGCCACCATTAG